Proteins encoded in a region of the Juglans regia cultivar Chandler unplaced genomic scaffold, Walnut 2.0 Scaffold_258, whole genome shotgun sequence genome:
- the LOC109019245 gene encoding thiosulfate sulfurtransferase 18-like isoform X2 — MGSLESSGAEVVTVDVHEAKDLIKSGYAYLDVRTVEEYKKGHVGADKIFNIPYMFITPEGRVKNPQFLEEVSSACNKEDHLIVGCQSGVRSLYATSDLLTAGFKDVSNMGGGYLAWVESGYLVPKPEAENVSLVPKPEAEL; from the exons ATGGGCTCTTTAGAAAG CTCGGGAGCAGAAGTTGTAACGGTTGATGTTCATGAAGCTAAGGATTTGATCAAGTCTGGGTATGCATATCTTGATGTTAG GACGGTGGAAGAGTACAAGAAAGGGCATGTGGGTGCAGACAAGATCTTCAACATCCCTTACATGTTCATTACACCAGAAG GGAGGGTGAAAAATCCACAATTCTTGGAGGAGGTTTCTTCTGCTTGCAACAAAGAGGATCATCTTATTGTG GGTTGCCAAAGTGGGGTGCGGTCTCTGTATGCAACTTCTGATCTGCTTACCGCT GGTTTTAAGGATGTGAGCAACATGGGAGGAGGTTATCTTGCCTGGGTGGAGAGTGGGTATCTTGTGCCAAAGCCAGAAGCTGAGAATGTATCTCTTGTGCCAAAGCCAGAAGCTGAGCTCTGA
- the LOC109019245 gene encoding thiosulfate sulfurtransferase 18-like isoform X1, with translation MGFSSPMLARVLFLLLVLVFCSSGAEVVTVDVHEAKDLIKSGYAYLDVRTVEEYKKGHVGADKIFNIPYMFITPEGRVKNPQFLEEVSSACNKEDHLIVGCQSGVRSLYATSDLLTAGFKDVSNMGGGYLAWVESGYLVPKPEAENVSLVPKPEAEL, from the exons ATGGGTTTTTCCTCGCCTATGCTCGCTCGTgttctgtttcttcttcttgttctcgTCTTTTGTAGCTCGGGAGCAGAAGTTGTAACGGTTGATGTTCATGAAGCTAAGGATTTGATCAAGTCTGGGTATGCATATCTTGATGTTAG GACGGTGGAAGAGTACAAGAAAGGGCATGTGGGTGCAGACAAGATCTTCAACATCCCTTACATGTTCATTACACCAGAAG GGAGGGTGAAAAATCCACAATTCTTGGAGGAGGTTTCTTCTGCTTGCAACAAAGAGGATCATCTTATTGTG GGTTGCCAAAGTGGGGTGCGGTCTCTGTATGCAACTTCTGATCTGCTTACCGCT GGTTTTAAGGATGTGAGCAACATGGGAGGAGGTTATCTTGCCTGGGTGGAGAGTGGGTATCTTGTGCCAAAGCCAGAAGCTGAGAATGTATCTCTTGTGCCAAAGCCAGAAGCTGAGCTCTGA